The DNA window TTTGGGCATCAGCTCGTCTAGTGCTTCAATCGTGCTACCACCTAGGGCTTCTGGATAAGCTAAATAGCTTTCTTCTTTAAATTGTCGTAAAGCACCGATAGTCTTGGCTCCGACGATTCCATCTACGTCGCTTGGAGCAAGATAGCCGCCGTTTGCGAGTTTTGATTGCACCCATGTAATGATTTTGGGATCGCTGACATCTTTGAGAAGAATTGCTTTGGTAATTTGGGGAATATATTCTTGGGAGTTGGAAGATTTGGGGGAAAGTTTTTCTAGGGCATCAATGGTGCCAGCGCCGATCGCCTCAGGATAAGCGAGCAGCAGTTCTTCTTTAAATTCTCGTAAAGCGCTGATCGTCTTTGCTCCGGCGACACCGTCTATATCGCTTTGTTCTAAATATTTTCCGTCTGCGAGCCTTGCTTGAACCCATTTTACTGTGTCTATTTCTTGCACGTCTTTAAGTAAAATGGCCTTAGTAATTTGCGGTTTGTTCATGGCTTGACCTTTTTTTCGCTTTATTTTCTTGATAGTAGCGAACGAGTCAGACCACGGCGCATAACGTAAAGATAGTCAACGCAAAGTTGATACTTTTTTTATTGGTTCTTAATGGCGATCGCCACAGTTTTAGGGATCATGATTTTGCTGCTGTTTTAATTAGTGGTGAATTGTTCAAGTGGAAATGGCGTTCACTCTGTTCAACCGTAGAATGAGCTGAAATTAGGTTGAGGCTGGGACATCTAGATGGGTTTTTGAGTTTCTATATAAACGAAATGTTTTTGGTTAAGTGACAGATTCTAGTTTTCCATTGGAACCTCAATCTTTCTTGATTGAAAAAAACAGAAGATCTCCTTTTTGATTTTAATGGATACGACATTGATGGTTCAAAGAATCTAGGGTGAGTTATTCAATTTGCATGTCATGTCCTAAACAGTTTGAAGAGGGGCAAATACAGTGAGACCTTTAGGAATACAGGTGAATTCAATGGGGTTGGCTTCTAGGATTTCGCCGTCAACGACTAGGGGCTGTGCTGGATCGGTGGTAACTTTGACTTTTTTTGTGCGTAGACAAACGAGATTGTTGTCTTCAACTTGGTCTTGTTTTTTCTGATTATCTTGGGACTTGACAAGGGCAGAAGCTAATAATTTTAAAGACGAATTTAAACCTTGTAATAAATTACTTGAAACGGGAATTGTGACCTCTAGCAAACCATCGTCTGGAATAACGCGGCCAAAGCCTTGCGCCATAATTGATGTTGTGGGGGCTGCATTTGCTACGGTTACTGCTCCTGTTTTAACTTCTAAGATTTGGCCATCTAGTTCAATGGTTGCGTTGAAATCTTCTTGGGTGAAAAATTGCTGTGCTCCTGACAAAATATATGCCAGACTACCCAAGCGATTTTTGAGTTCGCGGTTGGCATTGGTGACCATCCCTGCTTCAAAGCCGACACCAGCTAATAAAACCATGGGGATATTGTTGCAATAGGCGGCATCAATCATACGTGTGTTGCCTGCTGCTATGGTTTCACAGGCTCGTTTTAAGTTGGTTGGTAAACCTAGTGCCACAGCAAAAGCATTGGCCGTCCCGCGCGGTATTATGCCTAAAGGAATGCCTGTCTCGATGGTCACGCCGGCGATCGCCGACACTGTGCCATCACCACCGGACGCAATAATGCAGCCCTGCTCATCTTCTGCTTGTAATGTCTGAATGGTGGCGATCGCCTCTTTTGCTTGGTCTACTGGATCAACCTCAGGCTTCGTAAAAATGACATGGAGATTCATTTGGGGTTCGAGAATTTTTAAAATTAAGGCCAAGTCCTGATCCGGGTTACCTTGTCCTGCCACTGGATTAAAAATGAGATATGCTTCCCGACGTTTGGCGATCGCCTGAATTGACAATTCTGCTGTCGTTAAATTTGTGGCTAGGGGAATATCGTAGAAATTACAAATTCGGAGCAAAGCCCGTTGATCCACATCATTAGGTTGGGGCGTAACAGCATCCATCAGAAAAATTACCCCTTCCACCTCGCCTGTAACCACACGAGCAGCAATCTGTAAAATGCCACCCTGTATGGCGCTCGCTAGACATGCAACCTTGAGATTCGTCGCCTCTTCAATGCGTTTGCCCGTGTCATAGGTCGCAATCAAGTCATAACGGGAAAAAACAGCTTCGTATTTCTTTGCCAGTTCAACAATCTCTGCTTTTTTGTTGTCATGGGCAATGAGCGCCACACATATCGACATGATTCTTGCCTCTAGATTCTATGATTTATGCCCAAAACCTTAAATTGATTAATACTCTAAAAGAACATTTTTTTGAGCATTTTCAAAGGATAAAGATAGGCATCCTGTTGAGAAGAAGGAATAGTAAAACCTTTGCGATCTAATGTCTTTTTTACCTGTTCAGTAATGTGTTCACGCACTGCACCATAATTGCTGCTGTCTACCCAGACATTCACATTAAATAAAACACCTCGCTCACCAAGCTCAGAGATGGAAATTTTGGGTGCTGGCTCAGATAAAATACGCCTTTCTTTACTAATTACCTCTGTGAAAATTTGTTTGGCTTGGTCGATATTATCTTCATAGCTAATCGTAAATATAAGCTCGACTCGGCGGGTTGTATTCGCCGTGAAATTAATAATATTATTGTTATAAACTTTGCCGTTGGGGATAATGATTTTTTTGTTATCAGAGGCATTTAATGTTGTTGTAAACAGAGAAATTTCTTCAACTTTTCCTGTGGCTCCACTAATTTCTACCACATCACCGACTTTAAATGGACGGAAAATAACTAACAAAAAACCGGAGGCAAAGTTACTGAGGGAGCCTTGTAATGCTAAACCAATAGCTAAACCCGCAGCACCAAGCACCGCCACAAAGGAGGTGGTAGAAATCCCTATTTGTTCGAGGACGGCGATCGCCACAATCGCGATAGAAGCAATGTAGACTAGGTTGCCGATAAATTGAGTAATGGTGGCATCAACCTTTGCCTTTGACATGAGTTTTCTGACAAAACCACGGATAACTTTAGCGAGGAGTAAGCCGACTGCCAAAATCACAACAGCAGTGACAAATCGGACACCAAAATTTATGCCAAGCTCAATGGCTTTATCCAAATATTTTTCCACAATGGTTAGCGCAAGATGAAATAGATGGCATAAGCATAGCGAAAAAAAGTAGTTATAAAAAAGTCTCCGCAGGTTAGAGATAGTGCGGAGACTGAATGTTTTTCTTTAGAAAATGTTGTGGTTAAGGGTCTAGAAATTGGTGTGGTTTGTATTCGCTTCTACCAAACGTTCAACCACTTCTGCCATGGGCAAAGCTCCTAATTCACCGGAGGCACGGGTACGAATGCTTAAGCTATTGGCTTCAACTTCCTTTGCGCCAGCGACTGCCATGACGGGAATTTTTTGCTTCTCGGCGTTACGAATGAGTTTACCGAGGCGATCGCCGGATGTATCAGCGACGGCACGAATCCCAAGGGCTTGGAGTGCTGCTGCTTTTTCTTTGGCATAGGGCAGGAAGTCATCGCCGACGGCAAGAATACGAACTTGCTCCGGTGCTAGCCACAATGGGAAATCTCCGGCATATTCTTCGATGAGAATGCCGATGAGACGTTCTAAAGATCCAAAGGGCGCACGGTGAATCATTACAGGACGTTGGCGATCGCCGCTTTCATTGACATATTCCAGCTCAAAGCGTTCGGGGAGATTGTAATCCACTTGAACTGTTCCTAATTGCCATTCCCGCTCCAGTACATCTTGGAAAATGAAGTCCAGCTTAGGGCCATAGAATGCCGCTTCCCCTTCCGCTTCAAAGTGCTCCATATCAAGATCTACCACCGCTTTACGGATGGCATTTTGCGCCTTTTCCCAAACCTCATCGGAACCAATATATTTGTCGGAGTTGGGATCGCGGAAACTCAAACGCGCCTTGAAATTTTTGAGCTGTAAACTCTTAAAGACCGTCAAAATCAGATCAACAACGTTAAAGAATTCTTTCTCAAGCTGATCAGGCGTAACGAAGAGGTGAGAGTCATCCACGGTAAAGCCGCGCACACGGGTTAAACCACCCAACTCACCGGATTGCTCATAGCGATAAACCGTACCGAATTCCGCCAAGCGCATCGGCAAATCACGGTAGGAACGTAACTGATCCTTATAAATCTGGATGTGGAAAGGACAGTTCATCGGCTTCATCACAAAGCCCTGTTCTGCCAATTTCGCTTCTTCGCTTTCCGCCATCATGGGGAACATATCTTCGCGATAGTTCTGCCAATGACCAGATGTTTTAAATAGATCAACCCGCGCAATGTGGGGAGTGACAACGCCTTGGTAGCCGCGCTTAGTCTGTTCGTCCTTTAGGAAATTTTCGAGGGTAGACCGAATCAAAGTTCCCTTGGGAGTCCAGAGGGGTAAACCAGGGCCAACGACATCAGAAAACAAAAATAAACCGAGGTCTTTACCTAATTTACGGTGATCCCGCTTGAGGGCCTCTTCCTTACGGCGTTTGTATTCTTTGAGCTGTTCTGGGGTTTCCCAAGCTGTGCCATAAATCCGCTGGAGCTGTTGATTATTTTCATCACCACGCCAGTAGGCTCCCGCTACCGATTCGAGGGCGATCGCCTTCGGATTTAGCTCACCAGTCGTTTCGACGTGGGGGCCAGCACAAAGATCCCACCACTTATCCTCCATGTGATAGAGCGTGATTGGTTCTTCGAGACCTTCAAGGATTTCGAGTTTGTAGGGTTCATTGATTTCCTTGATGCGCTTTTCTGCTTCCTCGCGAGAAACCTCTTCCCGCACAACTGCATACTTTTTCTTGATGATCTTCACCATCTCTTTTTTGATGGTTTTGAGATCTTTATCAGTGAAGGGTTCTTCTTTATCGAAGTCGTAATAAAAACCGTTTTCCGTCCAAGGACCAATGGTCACCTGTGCATCGGGGAAAATCTTTTGTACAGCCATGGCCATCACGTGGGATGCCGTGTGACGAATGCGCTTTAAATTCTCCGATTCACTGGTTTTCGGAAGTTTCATGGGTTCATGTTGATCACCATTCGCTTCAGCCATGCTCACTTTCTCTCCTTGGATATTTTCTTCTACAAAAGTTGTTCTGAACTTATCCATGGTATCCGTTCTGCGTTCTCTCTATCCATGGTTACGGTATTTTTCCTGAATTTCTCTGGCATTCGCTGGACTTCTCAAACAAGTAAGACTGATTGAAAAAGGTTTAATTGGGGATGGGACAAGATGGATAAACACGATTCAGCAGCAAATTATGGCATGCCAAGGTCATTTAGAAGCTTATGGGGAGCAGCGTTGGGAAGGTCGTATCGAATTCTGTTTTTTTGATACCGACCAAAATGAACTGGTTTTCCTCAAAAACGGCGATCGCCTCACAATCTATGCAGAAGATAATTCTGTCCTGTGGTCTGGCGAGATTCAGTTTGTACGATGAGGTTGGTTTGACCGACATCAATTAGACCTAGACATCGGGTCAGGTATTAAGCAAAAGACTGTTTCCTACAGCGATTGGATGGCATGGTTTTGGCACAAACCATCTTTCAAAGCTTTCTTAAAAACCAAAGAATAAATAATGGCGATCACCATTCAAAGTCTGACAGTGGTTCGTCAAAGTTATCGGCAATCCAAATAAGATCTTGATCAGACCCGAATAAAAGTGGGCGTTGTTTTACAAGGATCAGAGGCGAAATTTTGATCGACTCTTGATCATTTTTTTGATGATAATTTCTTCGCCAGTAAATGCTTTCTCTAAAAGTTCGGAAATTTGGGCGATCGCCTGTTTTAGTTGGATAGTTTCCATCGTTTTCTACTCCAGTTGGAAGCGATTGTTTTAATTTTAATTCGTAATTCTAATTATTTTTTGCTCCTCTATGATTAGGATTTACTCTGAAAGCCACCCGAATAATTCACCAATCGTTAAAGCTCGCCCATCCATAAAATCTGGCATTAACAGAGAATCATTTGATTGATCAAACACTGCCATTTCTTGGCGTGGTTGATAGACAAAGATAGTTCGTTCGTGAGAATCAATCAGCCAACCCATCTGAGTGCCATATTTGAGGCAATGCACAATATTTTTGGTGACTTTAGTTTGACTTTGGCTCGGCGATAAAATTTCAATTGTCCAATCAGGAGCCAGACTAAATATATTCGCAATTTCCCCATTTTTATCGCGGGGCAACTGTTCCCACCGAAAGACGGCAATATCTGGCACAACAGAGCGATCGCCAAAAGTACATCTCAGCTCTGGCAAAGCGCGGGCGATCCGTTGCCGTTTCACTGCCCCATTAATGAATGGCACTAGTTCACCTTGGAGCAGACTATGCCTGCCTTGGGGCATGGGTTTTTGGATAATTTGACCGTCGAGATATTCGCTAGCAGGCGTAGTTTCAGGTTGTTGCAAAAATTCAGTCAGGGTAAGCACTTTGCCGTGGATTTTCTGTGCCATACGTTCTCCCTTAAATCTCGATAGTGCGCAACGATGCCATTATTTTAGCGACTCCCAAAAGACAAGATTCCTGACAACAAATCAAGTTCGTTAATCTTCCCTCAGAAAACGTAATATCCTGCAAGGCGATCGCCTTGCAGGATCAAAGATGGCGACAAAGAATTGTAGAATAATCTTGAAAAAATCATCAGTCCCAAAACATAGAAATGGTAGTAGCAGACGCTCAGGAACAGGAATTCTCTCTGGATCAGTACCTCAAAGAAAAAAAGACCATTGTTGAAGCCGCCCTTGATCAGTCTGTGGTGATTGACGAGCCTGTCACTGTCTATGAGGCGATGCGCTATTCCCTACTAGCAGGTGGTAAGCGTTTACGACCCATCTTATGTTTAGCAGCCTGTGAGATGCTCGGTGGCACAGCGGAGATGGCAATGAATACAGCCTGTGCCTTGGAAATGATTCACACCATGTCGCTGATTCACGACGATTTACCCGCCATGGACAATGACGATTTGCGGCGCGGTAAACCCACAAACCATAAAGTTTACGGTGAAGATATTGCGATTTTGGCGGGAGATGGATTGCTGTCCTACGCCTTTGAATATGTGGCTCGCACCAAAAATGTCCCTGCGGAACGGTTGTTGCAGGTGGTGATTCGTCTCGGTCAAGCGGTCGGTGCAGAAGGCTTGGTTGGCGGTCAAGTGGTCGATCTTCAGTCAGAGGGAAAGACAGATATTACTGAGGAAACCCTTACCTTTATTCATACCCATAAAACTGGGGCATTGCTGGAAGTCTGTGTGACATCGGGCGCAATTTTAGCGGGTGCAACGGAGGCAGAAATTTTGAAGCTGCAAAAATATGCCCAAAATATTGGTCTCGCATTCCAGATTGTCGATGATATTCTTGATATCACCCAGACGGCAGAAGAGCTAGGGAAAACGGCGGGGAAAGACCTTGATGCCCAGAAGGCAACTTATCCGAGTATTTGGGGTTTAGAAAAGTCTAAAGCTGAAGCTCAACGGCTTACTGAGGAGGCGATCGCCTCCCTAGGGGAGTATGGTGAAGGAGCGGCTCCGCTAAAAGCCCTTGCTGAATACATTGTTAACCGCAAAAATTGAGCCTGACGACAGCCAAAGTATCATGCAAGAACTTAACTCGGTTTTCCACAACCAAATTTTAATTGTCGCACTGGTCGCCTGTGTCACTGCCCAGCTCCTCAAAGTCCCCATTGACCTAATTCGTCATCGAAGGGTTAATATTCGCTCGATGTTTAGTTCTGGTGGGATGCCCAGTGCCCACTCAGCCCTTGTGGGTGCTTTAGCGACTAGTGTGGGACAGGCCAAAGGTTGGGATACGTCGGAGTTTGCGATCGCCTGTTTATTTGCGGTGATTGTCATGTATGATGCCGCTGGAGTGCGTCAGGCTGCCGGAAAGCAAGCAAAAATCCTCAATCAAATTGTAGAGGATATGTTCCAAGAAAAAGAGTTCAGCGAAGAACGACTAAAAGAACTTTTAGGTCATACCCCCGTACAGGTGCTTGTGGGATTGTCCCTCGGTATTTCTATTGCCTTTATCGCCAGCACACGATTTGCATAACACAACAAAACGATCAAGTACTTTATTCAAAGCAGATTTTTTGCTTGTATTTTAGTAAGTTGCATATAGGGAAGTAGAATTGATGCCCCTAATTTTCACGCTATCTTCATTTTTTTGACCAACTTTTTGTTATGAAATATTCTGCGGCTTTGAGTTTTGCGGCGATCGCCACTTGCACCACGGTAGGTATCGCAGTAGCACACCAGCAACCCTCCACCTCTGTTTCCCCTCATCCATCAGCGAACTTCATTGCTCACCACCACCCTGCTGAGGTCATTACTCACCACCAACCAACAGAATCCCTTTCCCACCACCAACCGACAGAATCCTTTGCTCACCATAAACCAGATATAAGTGTTGCCCGCAACTCCACCATTAACTGGGACACCGCCCCAAACGACTTTAATTTACGCGGCAAATCTGGACAATATTTCAGCTTCAACTGCCCTCCCGGCAATGCGGATCAACCTGTATGGGGCACAGATATCTATACCGATGGCTCCTCTATTTGCGCTGCCGCTGTCCATGCAGGTCACCTAGATGCCCAGAGCGGCGGCAATATCACCCTAGAGCTCATGGGGTCGCAAAACTATTATGAAGGGAGCGATCGCCACGGCATTGAAACCAACAGTTATGGCTCTTGGAGTGGGAGTTTTCGCTTTGTGAAGGCTACCGAATAACCAATTTCACAACTCAACTCTCACAACTCGCTGATAAAACGCGCTGATAAAAAAATAAAAAAATCTTTCTCTTTCGTTATCTACTAGGGAGGAGGATTTTTTTTCTGCCAATAATGGCGGCGATTAGGAAAGAAACCATGGCAATACTTCTAGGGAATCAACGTGTATTCGGGTGAAAGAATTGCACCGAAAACCTTTAGAGAAACGGACTTATACTAATCTGGCTAGCCTTAACCATAACCGTTTTTTTACATAGTCAAAGTCATCAAGATTAAGACATTTGATAAATTTTGAAGCTTTATTCTATAAAGGTTGAATCTGTTAAACCCCTACTAATCTTGCCGACTACAGCTATAAACAACAATCAAAAAAAATAAAGCCCAACTTTACTAGAAAGTTAGGCAAAATTAGACCTAAATCATGATTTGGATTGACAACAATAAATTAGGATTGTTGAAACACACTGGCCGCAGCTTTAAGACCAGCACCCGCTTCAAAATCTGTATGACCAAGACTTTGTAATGTGGCTTCGAGCGCGGCGATCGCCGTGATGACATCCCGTTCATGGACAAAGCCAAGGTGACCGATGCGGAAAATTTTACCTTTGTAATCATCTTGACCACCCGCTAAAGCAATATCAAACTGCGATCGCATCGCCTTCCGAATATCCTCAGCACCAATGGGCGAAGGATCAACAGATGTCACAGCCTTACTGGCATTGCTA is part of the [Limnothrix rosea] IAM M-220 genome and encodes:
- a CDS encoding LCCL domain-containing protein; its protein translation is MKYSAALSFAAIATCTTVGIAVAHQQPSTSVSPHPSANFIAHHHPAEVITHHQPTESLSHHQPTESFAHHKPDISVARNSTINWDTAPNDFNLRGKSGQYFSFNCPPGNADQPVWGTDIYTDGSSICAAAVHAGHLDAQSGGNITLELMGSQNYYEGSDRHGIETNSYGSWSGSFRFVKATE
- a CDS encoding Uma2 family endonuclease codes for the protein MAQKIHGKVLTLTEFLQQPETTPASEYLDGQIIQKPMPQGRHSLLQGELVPFINGAVKRQRIARALPELRCTFGDRSVVPDIAVFRWEQLPRDKNGEIANIFSLAPDWTIEILSPSQSQTKVTKNIVHCLKYGTQMGWLIDSHERTIFVYQPRQEMAVFDQSNDSLLMPDFMDGRALTIGELFGWLSE
- a CDS encoding mechanosensitive ion channel family protein — protein: MEKYLDKAIELGINFGVRFVTAVVILAVGLLLAKVIRGFVRKLMSKAKVDATITQFIGNLVYIASIAIVAIAVLEQIGISTTSFVAVLGAAGLAIGLALQGSLSNFASGFLLVIFRPFKVGDVVEISGATGKVEEISLFTTTLNASDNKKIIIPNGKVYNNNIINFTANTTRRVELIFTISYEDNIDQAKQIFTEVISKERRILSEPAPKISISELGERGVLFNVNVWVDSSNYGAVREHITEQVKKTLDRKGFTIPSSQQDAYLYPLKMLKKMFF
- the crtE gene encoding geranylgeranyl pyrophosphate/diphosphate synthase/geranyltranstransferaseCrtE, producing MVVADAQEQEFSLDQYLKEKKTIVEAALDQSVVIDEPVTVYEAMRYSLLAGGKRLRPILCLAACEMLGGTAEMAMNTACALEMIHTMSLIHDDLPAMDNDDLRRGKPTNHKVYGEDIAILAGDGLLSYAFEYVARTKNVPAERLLQVVIRLGQAVGAEGLVGGQVVDLQSEGKTDITEETLTFIHTHKTGALLEVCVTSGAILAGATEAEILKLQKYAQNIGLAFQIVDDILDITQTAEELGKTAGKDLDAQKATYPSIWGLEKSKAEAQRLTEEAIASLGEYGEGAAPLKALAEYIVNRKN
- a CDS encoding divergent PAP2 family protein translates to MQELNSVFHNQILIVALVACVTAQLLKVPIDLIRHRRVNIRSMFSSGGMPSAHSALVGALATSVGQAKGWDTSEFAIACLFAVIVMYDAAGVRQAAGKQAKILNQIVEDMFQEKEFSEERLKELLGHTPVQVLVGLSLGISIAFIASTRFA
- the thrS gene encoding threonine--tRNA ligase — encoded protein: MAEANGDQHEPMKLPKTSESENLKRIRHTASHVMAMAVQKIFPDAQVTIGPWTENGFYYDFDKEEPFTDKDLKTIKKEMVKIIKKKYAVVREEVSREEAEKRIKEINEPYKLEILEGLEEPITLYHMEDKWWDLCAGPHVETTGELNPKAIALESVAGAYWRGDENNQQLQRIYGTAWETPEQLKEYKRRKEEALKRDHRKLGKDLGLFLFSDVVGPGLPLWTPKGTLIRSTLENFLKDEQTKRGYQGVVTPHIARVDLFKTSGHWQNYREDMFPMMAESEEAKLAEQGFVMKPMNCPFHIQIYKDQLRSYRDLPMRLAEFGTVYRYEQSGELGGLTRVRGFTVDDSHLFVTPDQLEKEFFNVVDLILTVFKSLQLKNFKARLSFRDPNSDKYIGSDEVWEKAQNAIRKAVVDLDMEHFEAEGEAAFYGPKLDFIFQDVLEREWQLGTVQVDYNLPERFELEYVNESGDRQRPVMIHRAPFGSLERLIGILIEEYAGDFPLWLAPEQVRILAVGDDFLPYAKEKAAALQALGIRAVADTSGDRLGKLIRNAEKQKIPVMAVAGAKEVEANSLSIRTRASGELGALPMAEVVERLVEANTNHTNF
- a CDS encoding methylglyoxal synthase; the encoded protein is MSICVALIAHDNKKAEIVELAKKYEAVFSRYDLIATYDTGKRIEEATNLKVACLASAIQGGILQIAARVVTGEVEGVIFLMDAVTPQPNDVDQRALLRICNFYDIPLATNLTTAELSIQAIAKRREAYLIFNPVAGQGNPDQDLALILKILEPQMNLHVIFTKPEVDPVDQAKEAIATIQTLQAEDEQGCIIASGGDGTVSAIAGVTIETGIPLGIIPRGTANAFAVALGLPTNLKRACETIAAGNTRMIDAAYCNNIPMVLLAGVGFEAGMVTNANRELKNRLGSLAYILSGAQQFFTQEDFNATIELDGQILEVKTGAVTVANAAPTTSIMAQGFGRVIPDDGLLEVTIPVSSNLLQGLNSSLKLLASALVKSQDNQKKQDQVEDNNLVCLRTKKVKVTTDPAQPLVVDGEILEANPIEFTCIPKGLTVFAPLQTV